DNA from Sphingomonas psychrotolerans:
TGGGCGGACTGATCAGCGGCGGCGGGGCAATCGTCGGCGCGGCCGTGACCGACTTGCCCGAAGCCTATGGCGCGCAGCACAATCTCCCCAACGTCCGCCCCGAAGGCGCGCATTGGTGGGATTCGATCAATCCAGTTGACCGCCACAGCATGGACTGGGTGCTCGCCGGCACCGCGGCACAAGCCGGCCGCTGAGCAGTTGACGCACCGCTTGCAATAGGCAGAGGGTGCGGCGTGTGCGCAGATTCCTCCCGTTCAGCCCCGCGCTCGCGCTCATGACCATGGGCTGCGAAAGCGACGCGCGTGCCGACTGCTTCGCGCCGGGCACCGAATTGCCTACCCGCCGCGACACACTGACCGATCAGCGGCTCGGCGCCGCCGCGCGCGATTTCGCCGAGGCGCTGTTCGACGGCAATCTCGAGCGCGCCGGCCAGGTCCTCCACGGTGATCCGGGGCTCGCACGTCGCCGTATCGGCGCACATTACGACATGCTGTCGGTCGCGCTCTCGACGTGCCGCGCCGATGCCGTCGATCTCGTCATCCGTGGCGGTGCCCCACTCGACGGAGTGGAAGACAAAGGGCTGCCGCTCCGACTCGCGCTGCGGGCGAAAGACCCGGCCTTTGCACATCGCCTGCTCACTGCGGGCGCCAATCCCAATCCAGCCGGCAATCCGAGCGGCCCTTTACGCACCGCGATCACGCTCAATTCGCTTGGTGCGGTGCGCATGCTGCTCGATTTCCGCGCCGATCCGAATGTGATGGAGGCGACGGGCAACCGCCCGCTCCACACCGCACTCGACATGGAGCATTTCCGCATCGCCGAACTGCTGCTCGAGCGGGGCGCCGATGCCTGGGCGATCGACAGCGGCGGCGCCAATCTCGGCACCGCCGCGACCACAAAGATGCTGACGGAGTCGGCAGAGGAAGCCGAAGCGCAACGCCGGCTCGCCGAGCGTCTGAAGAAGCTGGGCTGGCCGCAGCCCGTACTCTCGTCCCGCGAAGTGCGTGCTGCTGCGGCGAGCGGCAACTGGCCTCCCGCTGCCGCACGCGCTGCAGGCGCGCCAGCAGTGCCCCCGTCAGTGCTCGCGCTAATCAAAGCGAACGCAGTGACAGCGCACTAAGTCTCTACGGCATGGCGAAGGCCGGTTAGATTCTAGAAGCTACCCGATGCGGGCTCGGTCGAGAGGCTGCCCAGCGCGATCCCCGCGCCTTGCAGCTGCTTCTCCAACTCCCCCAGCACACCGTCATAAGGCGGCGGCCGATCGCCGAGCAGCAGCGCCACGTCGAGCGTGCCGGCCGCATTGCGCACCAGCCGCGCGCCAGTGGCAGGCCAGGCACGATCGCCGAAGCTGACGGTTACTTCCTTCGTTCCCTTTCCGTTCTCGCGCGTCCACAGATCGGCGAGCATCTGTGCGAATGCTCCCGGATCGACATGCGCGGCGGGCATCGCCGGCATCGCAGTCGGTTGGGGCTGCGCATGACCGGCAAAGCCGAACAGCCCGTCCTGTCGCTCGCGTGCCTCGCGCTCCTGGCGCAAAATAGTGCCCCGCGAATCGCGGAAAGCCTCGCGCTGCTCGACCGGCACCTCGCCGCGGCGGTCGGGCTGCACCAGTCCCTTCAAACCCTTTTGCTGGATCGAGACGCCCTGCTGCTCCTTGCCGGGCAGCCGCGCCTTGGCAAAGGCCTCGTTCATCGCGCGGATGTCCGCCGGCGCGGGCTGAGCGCGGCCCGGCGCCGGGTCCCGCGATGGCGCGCGTGCGGGCTGTGCATTGGGGGAGTTGATGCGAGTCATGGTCGCCTCCGTGCTTCCATATTGTCGAGCGCGGTGCGCTCCTCCTGCCGGCGCTCCCAGCGCCGCACCGCCTGTCCGGCATGCTCGGCCAGCCGGTCGTGGCGGGCGCGGGCGAGGATCATCGCCTTGCGCCGTTCGGCCTCCGCATCGCCGCACAATTGTTCTGCCTCCCGCGCATCGTTGAGTGCGGTACGCGCCACCGAGCGTCGGAACTGGCTCCGATCGACAACCGCGAGCAGGCGCTCCGCCTCGGCCGGGTCGGTCGCCAGA
Protein-coding regions in this window:
- a CDS encoding ankyrin repeat domain-containing protein — its product is MRRFLPFSPALALMTMGCESDARADCFAPGTELPTRRDTLTDQRLGAAARDFAEALFDGNLERAGQVLHGDPGLARRRIGAHYDMLSVALSTCRADAVDLVIRGGAPLDGVEDKGLPLRLALRAKDPAFAHRLLTAGANPNPAGNPSGPLRTAITLNSLGAVRMLLDFRADPNVMEATGNRPLHTALDMEHFRIAELLLERGADAWAIDSGGANLGTAATTKMLTESAEEAEAQRRLAERLKKLGWPQPVLSSREVRAAAASGNWPPAAARAAGAPAVPPSVLALIKANAVTAH